The following coding sequences are from one Pirellulales bacterium window:
- a CDS encoding glycosyltransferase family 4 protein, translated as MTKTIGICAVYRQHQFAGGAYSFEENLLRGLAALRRTLSQAEKFDVTVFVGTEGIPWSDEQFTFRALRDRFGRWPVEARVAFREGRDFDALLFPNTFTPPIVRSRRAVTVIHDLQYRNLPEHWPLAKRIWMRTCHEITLRRCNAVVAISQWVKDDILKHYGQRWESRVRTIWNPVSLERFSQPAEQDFTNGRPYILCTAVDRPAKNLSTLVRAFATVRETFPEYCLVLSGQLRSADRTWRARSQALESKLPSAADLVEDLNLSKDVVLTGFIADAQLGALYRGASLFVLPSLFEGFGMPAVEALALGVPTLVSGLQVLREVTLDRAHYIENPLDVQETAGRMIEILKAGDSARPAPQLCDEIRNRFAPVTIARQYLDTLLGN; from the coding sequence CCAGTTTGCCGGCGGCGCTTACTCATTCGAAGAGAACCTGCTCCGCGGGTTGGCCGCGTTGCGCCGCACGCTGTCGCAGGCCGAGAAGTTCGATGTCACCGTATTCGTGGGAACGGAAGGAATTCCGTGGTCGGACGAGCAATTCACATTTCGCGCCCTGCGCGACCGGTTTGGCCGCTGGCCCGTCGAAGCACGGGTTGCCTTCCGGGAAGGCCGCGATTTCGACGCCCTGCTCTTTCCCAATACCTTCACGCCGCCAATCGTGCGCTCGCGGCGAGCCGTGACCGTGATCCACGATCTGCAGTATCGCAATCTGCCCGAACACTGGCCGCTGGCGAAACGCATCTGGATGCGAACATGCCATGAGATCACGCTCCGCCGTTGCAACGCAGTCGTTGCCATCTCGCAGTGGGTCAAGGACGACATCTTGAAGCACTACGGCCAGCGCTGGGAATCTCGCGTTCGCACGATATGGAATCCGGTGTCGCTGGAGCGGTTTAGCCAACCGGCCGAACAGGATTTTACGAACGGCCGGCCCTACATTCTGTGCACAGCGGTCGACCGCCCCGCCAAAAACCTTTCGACGCTCGTTCGCGCGTTCGCGACCGTGCGGGAAACGTTCCCTGAGTACTGCCTGGTGCTTTCCGGCCAACTGCGAAGCGCCGATCGCACTTGGCGGGCACGGTCCCAAGCCCTGGAATCGAAATTACCCTCGGCCGCCGACTTGGTCGAAGACCTGAATTTGTCGAAAGACGTCGTACTCACAGGATTCATTGCCGATGCTCAGTTGGGCGCGTTGTATCGCGGTGCATCGCTGTTCGTATTGCCGTCGCTGTTCGAAGGATTCGGCATGCCGGCCGTCGAAGCACTCGCACTGGGCGTTCCCACGCTCGTTTCTGGCCTGCAAGTTCTGCGCGAGGTTACGCTCGATCGCGCCCACTATATTGAGAATCCCCTCGACGTGCAGGAGACGGCCGGACGCATGATCGAGATCTTGAAGGCCGGCGACTCGGCCCGCCCTGCGCCGCAACTGTGTGACGAGATTCGCAATCGCTTCGCGCCGGTGACGATCGCCCGTCAATATCTCGATACGTTGCTTGGAAACTGA